A genome region from Cereibacter sphaeroides 2.4.1 includes the following:
- a CDS encoding type II toxin-antitoxin system VapC family toxin, whose translation MTLVVDASAVAGWLLPDENGPDLAALVATHADFLAPWLLWAELRNILIVTERRGRLPQGLADQLIEAVEGLGILLDTAPSNAGVLSLARRHGLTVYDALYLDLAQRRGAMLSTLDAKLAQAARAEGVSLA comes from the coding sequence GTGACGCTGGTGGTCGATGCCTCGGCGGTCGCGGGGTGGCTTCTCCCCGACGAGAACGGCCCCGACCTTGCCGCATTGGTGGCGACACATGCCGATTTCCTCGCGCCTTGGCTACTTTGGGCCGAACTGCGAAACATCCTGATTGTGACCGAGCGTAGGGGGCGTCTGCCCCAAGGCTTGGCCGATCAACTGATTGAAGCAGTTGAGGGGCTGGGCATCCTACTGGACACGGCCCCTTCAAACGCTGGCGTGCTTTCACTTGCCCGACGGCACGGGCTGACGGTCTATGACGCGCTTTATCTGGACCTCGCACAGCGTCGCGGGGCGATGCTATCCACCCTGGATGCCAAGCTCGCCCAAGCAGCGCGGGCAGAAGGCGTGAGCCTAGCGTGA
- a CDS encoding type II toxin-antitoxin system Phd/YefM family antitoxin, giving the protein MEVTMRVVGAFEAKTHLSELISAVEAGEVVTITRRGRPVARLMPVAENNAGRAASVERIRSLRAGLAGISCRDILSARDEGRR; this is encoded by the coding sequence ATGGAGGTGACGATGCGCGTAGTCGGGGCGTTCGAGGCCAAGACCCATCTTTCGGAGTTGATATCGGCCGTCGAGGCAGGAGAGGTGGTAACAATCACCCGTCGCGGACGGCCTGTGGCGCGGCTGATGCCTGTTGCGGAGAACAACGCAGGGCGCGCTGCGTCGGTCGAACGTATACGAAGTCTACGTGCAGGCCTCGCGGGCATCAGTTGCAGGGACATCTTGTCTGCAAGGGACGAGGGGCGGCGGTGA
- a CDS encoding DnaA N-terminal domain-containing protein has translation MQNARLAGPGAGAEKYDILTALAVKGLSSSGTLQTSILRLVALVTARYNWARGEMAIGQREMAALWSVDERTAKRETRRLIDTGFLVLKVRGVKGRVAVYALDLPAIYAATQEEWGKVGSDFALRMAARHELTPHRQVPPPCPDAHVVHVDFSSGLRGASSPWARMMQMLEDANPAHFASWYARLSLVRAERGVVTVCAPSRFAAQYLETHLRRELEHPLQACFGSDTRCEIVAAS, from the coding sequence ATGCAGAATGCGCGACTTGCAGGCCCTGGAGCAGGTGCCGAGAAATACGACATTCTTACCGCTCTGGCAGTTAAGGGGTTGTCATCGAGTGGCACTCTGCAGACGTCGATCCTTCGACTGGTGGCACTTGTCACGGCCCGCTACAACTGGGCGCGCGGGGAGATGGCCATAGGTCAACGCGAAATGGCCGCGCTTTGGTCCGTGGACGAGCGCACCGCGAAACGCGAGACCCGTCGCCTGATCGATACGGGCTTCCTCGTGCTGAAGGTCCGGGGCGTGAAGGGCAGGGTGGCTGTCTATGCCCTTGATCTTCCCGCGATCTATGCAGCAACCCAGGAAGAGTGGGGCAAGGTCGGATCCGACTTCGCCCTCCGCATGGCGGCCCGCCACGAGCTCACGCCGCATCGGCAGGTTCCACCGCCATGCCCGGATGCACATGTGGTCCATGTGGATTTTTCGAGCGGCTTGCGCGGCGCATCAAGCCCGTGGGCGCGGATGATGCAGATGCTGGAAGACGCGAACCCAGCCCATTTCGCATCGTGGTATGCACGCCTGTCGCTGGTACGAGCCGAACGGGGCGTGGTGACCGTGTGCGCGCCGTCGCGGTTCGCGGCGCAATATCTTGAGACGCATCTGAGGCGCGAGCTCGAGCATCCGCTTCAAGCCTGCTTTGGCTCAGATACGCGCTGCGAGATAGTAGCGGCGAGCTAA
- a CDS encoding AAA family ATPase, translated as MRDFSYLQDMNERSLAQQAAVRKATFSPSETKQLRPFSIWEISSFMFDVPADTLRKKLAEDPSLPQGVVEEEGRQRWFTLAEINELRRRVRFRGKKLLPERPKGRALRVAVSNFKGGVGKTVVAQHLANAAALDGYRVLVVDFDPQATLTHSMGLVEVKEWDTVWGIMCRDLCKEADRIMEAYDDPADCPYPAADELPKDVQEIGTMRVQDFIQRTAWSTIDIIPSCANAAFVEFASAQYRSLHKAWSFFGCVARYLDELPEDQYDLVIFDCPPAIGYQSLNAAFAADVLYIPSGPGYWEYDSTTSFLGQLGDALQEISDGFERIAADAGIQLPKRFVDIRVLMTRFEVANPLHVAMLQAFRNVFGADVCQHPIEMTRAVEQSGRFQMSVYEQDYREMTRETWKRARQSFDNAYAEFKETILKAWKERNEMREVA; from the coding sequence ATGCGTGACTTCAGCTACCTTCAGGACATGAACGAGCGGAGCCTGGCGCAGCAGGCCGCTGTGCGCAAGGCGACCTTCTCGCCGTCCGAGACCAAGCAGCTGCGACCCTTCTCCATCTGGGAAATCTCGAGCTTCATGTTCGACGTGCCCGCAGACACGCTGCGCAAGAAGCTCGCGGAGGACCCTTCGTTGCCGCAGGGCGTGGTTGAGGAGGAAGGCCGCCAGAGATGGTTCACTCTGGCCGAGATCAACGAGCTCCGCCGACGGGTCCGGTTTCGCGGGAAGAAGTTGTTGCCGGAGCGTCCGAAGGGGCGCGCGTTGCGCGTGGCCGTCTCCAACTTCAAGGGCGGCGTGGGCAAGACGGTGGTGGCGCAGCATCTTGCCAACGCGGCCGCGCTCGATGGCTACCGCGTGCTGGTGGTAGATTTCGACCCGCAGGCGACGCTGACACACTCGATGGGGTTGGTCGAGGTAAAGGAATGGGACACGGTCTGGGGCATCATGTGCCGCGACCTCTGCAAGGAGGCCGACCGGATCATGGAGGCCTATGATGACCCGGCAGACTGCCCCTACCCGGCCGCCGACGAACTGCCCAAAGATGTCCAGGAAATCGGCACCATGCGCGTGCAGGATTTCATCCAGCGCACGGCTTGGTCGACGATCGACATCATTCCGTCCTGCGCCAATGCGGCCTTCGTCGAGTTTGCCTCCGCGCAATACCGCTCGCTGCATAAGGCCTGGTCCTTCTTCGGCTGCGTCGCGCGTTATCTCGACGAGCTGCCCGAGGACCAGTATGATCTCGTGATCTTCGACTGCCCGCCAGCCATCGGCTATCAGTCGCTGAACGCAGCCTTTGCGGCGGACGTGCTCTATATTCCCTCCGGTCCCGGCTATTGGGAATATGACTCGACGACCTCGTTCCTCGGGCAGCTAGGCGACGCGCTGCAGGAGATCTCGGATGGCTTCGAACGGATCGCGGCGGATGCCGGAATCCAGCTCCCTAAGCGGTTCGTCGATATCCGTGTGCTGATGACCCGGTTCGAGGTTGCAAACCCACTGCATGTGGCAATGCTCCAGGCGTTTCGAAATGTGTTCGGGGCCGACGTCTGCCAGCACCCGATCGAGATGACCCGGGCCGTGGAGCAGTCCGGCCGGTTCCAGATGTCGGTCTATGAGCAGGACTACCGCGAGATGACCCGCGAGACTTGGAAGCGGGCGCGGCAGTCTTTCGACAACGCCTATGCCGAGTTCAAGGAGACGATCCTGAAGGCATGGAAGGAACGCAACGAGATGCGGGAGGTGGCGTGA
- a CDS encoding ParB N-terminal domain-containing protein: MVKGNRFGIGPVETPTTGTRRSRDLGPMGVAVRESAASAQEASDALVEQRRQNAADAREFRAARDEGRVLVRLPVGEIEVDQLPRDRLDLEGIAESDDMEELKASIRERGQREPIEVYLSNSGRYQLKKGWRRLTALRQLHAESQDERFACAIARVTTPDADRADLYVDMVEENVIRQDLSFAEMAQIALALAADPQAGVGDPDAAVARLYRSLHKVKRSYIRSFVALMAAVGEDLPFPKAVPRDLGVDVARKLGDGLEIPRSRLAACASVEEQNDLLRGLVQGAARPVDVRAAAAPTARQKYEFRVGDTKVTARNGEFRIRAACDYSGIERTVLERAVRAFQDALSRKE; this comes from the coding sequence ATGGTCAAGGGGAACAGGTTCGGGATCGGTCCTGTCGAGACGCCGACAACCGGGACCCGGCGCAGCCGCGATCTGGGTCCGATGGGTGTGGCCGTGCGAGAGAGCGCCGCGAGTGCGCAGGAAGCGAGCGATGCGCTGGTCGAGCAGCGGAGGCAAAATGCCGCCGATGCGCGGGAGTTCCGCGCCGCGCGCGACGAGGGCAGGGTGCTCGTTCGGCTGCCGGTGGGCGAGATCGAGGTGGACCAGCTTCCTCGTGATCGGCTCGACCTCGAGGGCATTGCTGAAAGCGACGATATGGAGGAGCTCAAGGCCTCGATCCGCGAGCGCGGCCAGCGCGAACCCATCGAGGTCTACCTCTCGAACTCGGGGCGCTATCAGCTCAAGAAGGGATGGCGCCGTCTCACTGCGCTGCGCCAGCTTCATGCGGAGAGTCAGGATGAGCGGTTCGCCTGCGCCATCGCGCGCGTCACGACGCCGGATGCCGACCGCGCGGATCTCTATGTCGACATGGTGGAAGAGAACGTAATCCGCCAGGACCTGAGCTTCGCCGAGATGGCGCAGATCGCCTTGGCGCTGGCGGCCGATCCGCAGGCGGGGGTGGGCGATCCCGATGCCGCCGTGGCAAGGCTCTACCGCTCGCTCCACAAGGTGAAGCGCTCCTACATCCGGTCCTTCGTGGCTTTGATGGCGGCCGTAGGCGAGGATCTCCCGTTTCCCAAGGCGGTTCCGCGGGACCTCGGGGTGGATGTCGCGCGGAAGCTCGGCGACGGGCTGGAGATTCCGCGGAGCCGTCTCGCGGCTTGTGCCTCTGTGGAGGAGCAGAACGATCTGCTGCGAGGGCTCGTCCAAGGGGCCGCACGCCCGGTGGATGTCCGGGCTGCGGCGGCGCCGACGGCACGCCAGAAGTACGAGTTCCGGGTGGGCGACACGAAGGTTACCGCCCGGAACGGTGAATTCCGCATCCGTGCCGCCTGCGACTATTCCGGCATCGAGCGTACGGTGCTCGAGAGGGCGGTCCGTGCTTTTCAGGATGCGCTGTCCCGCAAGGAGTGA
- a CDS encoding recombinase family protein has translation MPLIGYARVSTEDQTPLPQSQALKAAGCSEIHQEQASGGNRARPVLTRVLERIGRGDTLVVVRIDRLARSLSHLLEVIERLEAKGAFFRSLTDPIDTASPQGKFTLQVLGATAEFERALIRERTKAGLASARTEGRIGGNPGLRARDPAALRKIRLARQDGYMERLNQTAQDWVPHVRRLRPDMAWEDVLRIINAPLPQARRWTQTRLLRAVNAYVRDGLLPTAVLARAGRRETDDRLPAIVAAIKGADPKITLQDICARLEAMRERTPRGRTNWQPSSVKMLLERAERLGMLG, from the coding sequence ATGCCCCTCATCGGCTACGCCCGCGTCTCCACCGAGGACCAGACCCCCCTGCCCCAGTCCCAGGCCCTCAAGGCCGCAGGCTGCAGCGAGATCCACCAGGAACAGGCCTCCGGCGGAAACCGTGCCCGCCCCGTGCTGACGCGGGTGCTCGAGCGCATCGGCCGCGGCGATACCCTCGTCGTCGTCCGCATCGACCGCCTCGCGCGCTCGCTCTCGCATTTGCTGGAAGTGATCGAGCGGCTGGAGGCGAAGGGCGCCTTCTTCCGCTCGCTGACCGACCCGATCGACACCGCCTCGCCCCAGGGCAAGTTCACCCTCCAGGTCCTCGGCGCCACGGCCGAGTTCGAGCGTGCCCTGATCCGCGAGCGCACGAAGGCAGGCCTCGCCAGCGCCCGCACCGAAGGCCGGATCGGCGGCAACCCGGGCCTGCGCGCCCGCGATCCGGCAGCGCTGCGCAAGATCCGCCTCGCGCGACAGGACGGCTACATGGAGCGCCTGAACCAGACAGCGCAGGACTGGGTGCCCCACGTCCGCCGCCTGCGCCCCGACATGGCCTGGGAAGACGTACTGCGCATCATCAACGCCCCACTGCCCCAAGCCCGCCGCTGGACCCAGACCCGGCTCCTGCGCGCCGTCAACGCCTATGTCCGCGACGGTTTGCTTCCCACAGCCGTGCTGGCCCGCGCCGGCCGACGCGAAACCGACGACCGACTGCCAGCCATAGTCGCCGCCATAAAGGGCGCAGACCCGAAGATCACGCTGCAGGACATCTGCGCCCGGCTGGAAGCTATGCGCGAGCGTACACCACGTGGGAGGACCAACTGGCAGCCGTCATCCGTGAAAATGCTGCTGGAGCGCGCCGAAAGGCTGGGGATGCTCGGGTAG
- a CDS encoding biliverdin-producing heme oxygenase, whose protein sequence is MGDRIASVFYARRLSEILMNMSHILQHDELAPSLRRRGRGRVAISKPASCPLGRGSASLQPDPCKRVMPLSRDLREKTGMLHNRAETLLGLPSGIMGWADYVDWLRHFLALYDPIERRIVAFGGWSGLASFDPDPGHSRRLIQDLHALGIDTDRIPRAPAEYCPPLTNFARALGARYVLEGSALGGRVILHHLKKRIGDEIGNATAFFGGPSHGTATHWRAFQAALDRFGAAHPDKRADVLAGAAATFTALLEWFTPFVAARRV, encoded by the coding sequence ATGGGCGACCGGATCGCGTCGGTGTTCTACGCACGAAGGCTATCGGAAATTCTCATGAACATGTCGCACATCCTGCAGCACGACGAACTTGCGCCTTCCCTTCGCAGGAGGGGTCGCGGGCGGGTCGCAATCAGCAAGCCCGCTTCCTGTCCGCTGGGTCGTGGATCGGCAAGCTTGCAGCCCGACCCGTGCAAGCGCGTGATGCCCCTTTCCCGCGATCTTCGCGAGAAGACGGGCATGCTCCACAACCGGGCCGAAACGCTCCTCGGCTTGCCAAGCGGCATCATGGGCTGGGCCGATTACGTGGATTGGCTTCGGCATTTTCTAGCCTTGTACGATCCGATCGAACGTAGGATTGTGGCCTTTGGAGGCTGGAGCGGGTTGGCATCCTTCGACCCTGACCCGGGCCATTCGCGGCGCCTGATCCAGGATCTGCACGCCCTTGGCATCGACACCGACCGCATCCCGCGAGCACCGGCCGAATACTGCCCGCCGCTCACGAACTTCGCCCGGGCGCTCGGCGCCCGCTATGTGCTCGAGGGCTCTGCGCTTGGCGGCAGGGTCATCCTGCATCATCTGAAGAAGCGCATCGGCGACGAAATCGGGAATGCGACTGCCTTCTTTGGCGGCCCGTCCCACGGGACCGCGACGCACTGGCGTGCCTTCCAGGCTGCGCTGGACCGGTTCGGTGCGGCACATCCCGACAAGAGGGCGGATGTGCTGGCCGGCGCCGCCGCGACCTTCACGGCGCTCCTCGAATGGTTCACCCCTTTTGTGGCAGCCCGGCGGGTATGA